A portion of the Streptomyces sp. NBC_01335 genome contains these proteins:
- a CDS encoding MFS transporter — protein sequence MSSVSILSGSRPAGRGTPTGRSGLSSTLVLALGTLAVGTDAFVVAGFLPSMADELHVSSTAAGQSVTVFAAAYAVLSPVLATATVRLPRRALLVAALITLGLANVGSALAPNLAVLLVSRVVAAAGAAAYTPTAGAVGAALVRPELRTRAMAVVIGGLTAATALGVPLGNLAEHWLGWRTALSVVAGLCLLFALGVRLIMPALPGNVRVPLRTRLTVLRRPAVLAVLPLTVLGMGAAYTAYAYSVPVLRAVRVPDSADLWMLLLYGLGAVLGNLASGYATDRWGSVRVLTTGYTGMVLALGLLTWVAATHLSPALLVGVLVLLWGASSWCQTPAQQHRLIEIAPQEAPLVVSLNSSGIYLGIGLGTVLGGIALPHGTTLVCGLGAVLAIAALVFLRITARGGTQKLTRVPAAGCRHRAVTAGPACR from the coding sequence ATGTCCAGTGTCTCGATTTTATCCGGTAGCCGACCGGCCGGCCGCGGGACGCCGACGGGTCGGAGTGGACTGTCGTCCACCCTGGTACTGGCCCTGGGCACCCTCGCCGTCGGCACGGACGCCTTCGTCGTCGCCGGATTCCTGCCGTCGATGGCCGACGAGCTGCACGTGTCGTCGACCGCGGCCGGACAGTCCGTCACGGTGTTCGCGGCGGCCTACGCCGTCCTCTCGCCCGTCCTCGCCACGGCGACCGTCCGGCTGCCCCGCCGGGCCCTGCTGGTCGCCGCGCTGATCACGCTCGGCCTGGCCAACGTGGGGTCGGCGCTCGCACCGAACCTGGCCGTACTGCTCGTCAGCCGGGTCGTCGCCGCCGCCGGCGCGGCGGCCTACACGCCGACCGCCGGGGCGGTGGGCGCCGCGCTCGTACGACCCGAACTCCGGACCCGGGCCATGGCCGTGGTCATCGGCGGCCTGACCGCCGCGACCGCGCTGGGCGTACCGCTGGGCAACCTGGCCGAACACTGGCTGGGCTGGCGGACCGCCCTCTCCGTCGTGGCCGGGCTGTGCCTGCTCTTCGCCCTCGGCGTGCGCCTGATCATGCCGGCCCTGCCGGGCAACGTACGCGTACCGCTGCGCACCCGGCTCACCGTGCTGCGCCGGCCCGCCGTCCTCGCCGTACTGCCGCTCACCGTGCTCGGCATGGGTGCCGCCTACACCGCCTACGCCTACAGCGTTCCGGTCCTGCGGGCGGTGCGGGTGCCGGACAGCGCGGACCTGTGGATGCTCCTCCTGTACGGGCTGGGCGCCGTCCTCGGCAACCTGGCGTCCGGGTACGCCACCGACCGCTGGGGCTCCGTCCGGGTCCTGACCACCGGCTACACCGGCATGGTGCTCGCCCTCGGTCTGCTCACCTGGGTCGCCGCCACGCACCTCTCGCCGGCGCTCCTGGTCGGCGTGCTCGTCCTGCTCTGGGGAGCGAGCAGCTGGTGCCAGACGCCCGCCCAGCAGCACCGGCTCATCGAAATCGCCCCGCAGGAGGCCCCGTTGGTGGTCTCCCTCAACTCGTCCGGGATCTACCTCGGCATCGGCCTCGGCACCGTGCTCGGTGGAATCGCCCTTCCGCACGGGACGACCCTCGTGTGCGGCCTGGGGGCGGTGCTCGCGATCGCCGCCCTGGTGTTCCTGCGGATCACCGCGCGCGGCGGTACGCAGAAGCTGACGCGCGTTCCCGCCGCGGGTTGCCGCCACCGCGCGGTGACGGCAGGACCCGCGTGCCGCTGA